One Natrinema marinum genomic window carries:
- a CDS encoding NAD(P)/FAD-dependent oxidoreductase, with product MTENVVVLGAGYAGTGAIAKLQSELGGNARLTWIADVDYHLVLHESHRVIRDPDVRSDITFPVDRIADPSTRFVQDEVTGLDTDEQVVELAEGDDVEYDYVLVGLGSQTAYYGIPGLEEQSLTLKSLDDALEIHEAVTEASQEATRGDPAQVVIGGAGLSGIQTAGEIAEFRDNHRAPIEIHLVEALEEIFPGNDPEIQQALRDLLEEAGVRIHTDDPITEATDEAIEFDEGDPLEYDVLVWTGGITGRDAFDGTDLENEHNRLTAEANFQTSDERVFAIGDSAIIDQGDQPAPPTAQAAWQAAEVAGENIARALENRPLKTWEFDDKGTVISVGEKAVAHGVKPAFGIALPVDTFGGFPAQNLKKMIAARWIADITSWNEARKSWSSL from the coding sequence ATGACTGAGAACGTCGTCGTGCTGGGTGCCGGGTACGCCGGTACCGGTGCGATCGCCAAACTCCAGTCGGAACTGGGGGGCAACGCCCGGCTAACCTGGATCGCTGACGTCGACTATCACCTCGTGCTCCACGAGTCCCACCGCGTCATCCGGGACCCCGACGTTCGATCGGACATCACCTTCCCGGTCGATCGGATCGCGGACCCGTCGACCCGGTTCGTCCAGGACGAGGTCACCGGCCTCGACACCGACGAGCAGGTCGTCGAACTCGCAGAGGGCGACGATGTCGAGTACGACTACGTCCTCGTCGGGTTGGGGAGCCAGACCGCCTACTACGGCATCCCCGGCCTCGAGGAACAGTCGCTGACCCTCAAAAGTCTCGACGACGCCCTCGAGATTCACGAGGCCGTCACCGAGGCCAGCCAGGAAGCGACCCGCGGCGACCCCGCGCAGGTCGTCATCGGCGGCGCCGGCCTCTCGGGCATCCAGACCGCCGGCGAGATCGCGGAGTTCCGCGACAACCACCGCGCACCCATCGAGATCCACCTCGTCGAGGCCCTCGAGGAGATCTTCCCCGGCAACGACCCAGAGATTCAGCAGGCCCTGCGCGACCTCCTCGAGGAGGCCGGCGTCCGCATTCACACGGACGATCCGATCACCGAGGCGACCGACGAGGCCATCGAGTTCGACGAGGGCGACCCCCTCGAGTACGACGTGCTCGTCTGGACCGGCGGCATCACGGGTCGGGACGCCTTCGACGGCACCGACCTCGAGAACGAGCACAACCGGCTCACTGCCGAGGCGAACTTCCAGACCTCCGACGAGCGCGTGTTCGCCATCGGCGACTCCGCGATCATCGACCAGGGCGACCAGCCCGCGCCACCGACGGCACAGGCCGCCTGGCAGGCCGCGGAGGTCGCCGGCGAGAACATCGCTCGCGCGCTCGAGAACCGTCCGCTCAAGACCTGGGAGTTCGACGACAAAGGGACCGTCATCTCCGTCGGCGAGAAGGCCGTCGCCCACGGCGTCAAGCCCGCCTTTGGCATCGCCCTGCCAGTCGACACCTTCGGCGGCTTCCCGGCCCAGAACTTGAAGAAGATGATCGCCGCCCGCTGGATCGCCGACATCACCTCGTGGAACGAGGCGCGCAAGTCCTGGTCGTCGCTGTAG